In a genomic window of Coriobacteriia bacterium:
- a CDS encoding ATP-dependent Clp protease ATP-binding subunit: MFERFTKEARRAIVQSKDAAQNLKQYYVGTEHLLLGLLNDSDGIVVELLSDANVSANDVRDAIYDLVPTESDLPTDEIPFTPRAKEVLELSFEEALQFGHSYIGPEHILLALLREGEGVAAHVLQDFGVDLIALRENVVEITSMTRPGGGFRNRASNGARRMSMLDEYGQNLTRQAVDGELDPVIGRVREIDRVVQILSRRTKNNPILIGDPGVGKTAIVEGIAQLIAADLVPETLQGKQLYTLDLTGMVAGSKYRGEFEERMRHVIEEIKARGDVIIFIDEIHTLVGAGSAEGSIDGANILKPALTRGDLQTIGATTLDEYRKYFEKDAALERRFQPIQVLEPSTAESFEILKGLRPRYEAFHMVRYSDEALKSAIQLADRYIQDRYMPDKAIDLIDEAGAKMRIEHSTMPDDIRELDEKIKELQGKKEEAINGQKYERAAKIRDEERKVSMNRRMLFENWKKSEAANPATITPKEIAQVLSVWTGIPVTELSEEEITRLLNMESEIHKRVVGQDDAVKKVSRAIRRARAGLKDPRRPSGSFLFLGPSGVGKTELAKAVAEVVFGSEDALISLDMSEYMEKHTVSRMVGAPPGYIGFEEGGQLTERVRRRPYSVILLDEIEKAHPDVFNILLQIFEEGRLTDSQGRKVDFKNTIIIMTSNIGARSITKGTSLGFSMNKNEFDNNALKGKISGELKELFRPEFLNRLDEIVVFDSLSQKEIVEIVDIMLAATRKQLATHGLLLEMSKSAREFLAKDGYNPASGARPLRRAIQRQVEDTLSEEILEGKWVTGDVIRASVKGEKLKFNKVKGAQGIEPQLNDDHDAPVSLAPVLAASNVGPSPSEAGA, from the coding sequence ATGTTCGAAAGGTTTACAAAAGAGGCGCGGAGAGCAATCGTTCAGTCGAAGGACGCCGCACAGAATCTCAAGCAATACTATGTCGGCACAGAGCATCTCTTGCTCGGATTGCTCAACGACAGCGACGGCATTGTGGTCGAATTGCTCTCCGACGCCAATGTTTCCGCAAATGACGTGCGGGATGCCATTTACGATCTCGTTCCGACCGAGTCGGATTTGCCGACCGATGAAATTCCCTTCACGCCACGGGCGAAAGAGGTTCTCGAACTTTCTTTCGAGGAGGCGCTTCAGTTCGGGCACTCCTACATCGGTCCCGAGCATATTTTGCTGGCGCTCTTACGCGAAGGTGAGGGTGTGGCGGCACACGTTTTGCAGGATTTCGGAGTCGATCTGATAGCTTTGCGGGAAAACGTCGTGGAGATCACGTCGATGACACGCCCCGGCGGAGGTTTTCGCAATCGCGCGAGCAACGGTGCGAGACGCATGAGTATGCTCGACGAGTACGGTCAGAATCTCACGCGTCAGGCGGTCGACGGTGAGCTCGACCCCGTCATCGGCCGTGTTCGAGAAATCGATCGCGTCGTTCAAATTTTATCGCGTCGAACTAAGAACAACCCTATACTCATCGGGGATCCCGGTGTCGGCAAAACGGCGATAGTCGAGGGCATCGCTCAGCTTATCGCGGCTGATTTGGTTCCGGAAACACTGCAGGGTAAACAGCTCTATACGCTCGATTTGACCGGTATGGTCGCCGGATCGAAATATCGCGGTGAATTCGAAGAGCGGATGCGCCACGTCATCGAAGAGATCAAAGCGCGCGGAGATGTCATCATCTTCATCGATGAAATCCATACCCTGGTCGGTGCGGGTTCGGCTGAAGGCTCAATCGACGGAGCGAATATCCTCAAGCCTGCTTTGACGCGCGGGGATCTTCAGACCATCGGTGCAACGACGCTTGACGAGTACAGAAAATATTTTGAAAAAGACGCGGCACTCGAGCGCAGATTCCAGCCGATTCAAGTGCTTGAGCCGTCCACGGCCGAATCGTTTGAAATATTGAAAGGACTTCGACCGCGGTATGAAGCTTTTCATATGGTTCGCTATTCCGACGAAGCATTGAAATCTGCAATTCAGCTCGCCGATCGCTACATTCAAGATCGCTACATGCCCGATAAGGCGATTGATTTAATCGATGAAGCAGGAGCGAAAATGCGTATCGAGCATTCGACGATGCCCGACGACATTCGTGAACTGGATGAAAAAATAAAAGAGCTTCAGGGCAAAAAGGAAGAAGCCATCAACGGCCAAAAGTATGAGCGGGCAGCAAAGATCCGTGATGAAGAGCGTAAAGTCAGCATGAATCGTCGCATGCTTTTCGAGAATTGGAAAAAGTCGGAAGCGGCCAACCCAGCGACCATCACACCCAAAGAAATCGCGCAGGTGTTGAGCGTGTGGACGGGTATTCCGGTGACGGAACTCTCCGAAGAGGAGATCACGCGTCTGCTCAATATGGAGTCTGAGATACATAAGCGTGTCGTCGGGCAAGATGATGCGGTTAAGAAGGTTTCACGCGCCATACGGCGTGCTCGTGCCGGCCTGAAAGATCCGCGCCGTCCTTCCGGTTCGTTTTTGTTCCTCGGACCCTCGGGCGTCGGCAAAACAGAATTGGCAAAAGCGGTCGCCGAGGTGGTTTTCGGTTCCGAAGATGCACTGATATCGCTTGATATGAGCGAGTACATGGAAAAGCACACCGTATCTCGCATGGTCGGTGCTCCTCCCGGGTATATCGGTTTCGAAGAGGGCGGACAGTTGACCGAACGTGTTCGGCGTCGTCCCTACAGCGTTATTTTGCTCGATGAAATCGAGAAAGCGCATCCCGATGTGTTCAACATTCTCTTGCAGATATTCGAAGAAGGTCGCCTGACCGACTCTCAAGGACGTAAAGTCGATTTCAAGAACACCATTATCATCATGACGAGTAATATCGGAGCTCGCAGCATCACGAAAGGTACTTCGCTCGGTTTCTCGATGAACAAGAACGAGTTCGATAACAATGCGCTCAAAGGAAAAATTTCCGGTGAACTCAAGGAACTGTTCAGGCCGGAGTTCCTCAATCGTCTCGATGAAATCGTGGTGTTCGATTCTCTTTCACAAAAAGAAATCGTCGAAATCGTTGATATCATGCTGGCGGCGACTCGCAAACAACTCGCCACGCACGGGCTCTTACTCGAAATGAGCAAGAGCGCACGGGAGTTTTTGGCAAAAGATGGCTACAATCCTGCTTCCGGTGCACGTCCGCTTCGGCGCGCCATACAACGGCAGGTCGAAGATACACTGTCGGAAGAGATACTCGAAGGCAAATGGGTGACCGGCGATGTGATTCGCGCGAGTGTCAAAGGCGAAAAGCTCAAGTTCAATAAAGTGAAGGGCGCTCAGGGAATCGAGCCTCAGCTCAATGACGATCACGATGCTCCCGTATCTTTGGCACCGGTTCTCGCCGCATCCAACGTGGGTCCGTCACCGAGTGAAGCCGGAGCATAG
- the radA gene encoding DNA repair protein RadA, translating into MAHKTRSIWRCQNCGAMSPRWVGRCSECGEFGTIVEEAEEVSGEQKKSAHKGGRVVALTDATSKNSQRMQTGINEFDRVLGGGLVKGSLTLLSGYPGVGKSTLLLQMAGKIAQAGKNVLYACGEESVEQVGLRAHRLGLKDEPIGLLAEVDVDTIIATALSQRPDILIVDSIQTAFTAELSGAPGSVGQVRACASALMRLAKEHAITTILVGHVTKDGSIAGPRVLEHMVDTVLNFEGDKDNLYRIVRAGKNRFASTSEIGIFEMTGEGLLPVQSPSQAFIERHDEPISGSVYFASCEGTRPLIVEVQALVTKSYLPVPRRLANGIDTSRLLQVIAVLERRSGVSFANRDVIVSIAGGVRISEPAVDLALALALISAQKDSALEIDAVAFGEISLTGKIRRAPLAASREKEAQSIGFSTIYSSKRIDSVSDCAKLFK; encoded by the coding sequence ATGGCGCATAAGACGCGGAGCATATGGCGTTGCCAGAACTGCGGTGCCATGTCTCCGCGTTGGGTCGGTCGGTGCTCTGAGTGCGGCGAGTTCGGCACCATAGTCGAAGAAGCCGAAGAAGTTTCCGGTGAGCAGAAAAAGTCCGCCCATAAAGGCGGACGGGTTGTTGCGCTTACGGATGCAACGAGCAAGAATTCTCAGCGTATGCAGACCGGCATCAATGAGTTCGACCGTGTGTTGGGCGGCGGACTTGTAAAAGGTTCTCTGACGTTGTTGAGCGGGTATCCCGGTGTCGGGAAATCGACTCTTCTTTTGCAGATGGCCGGTAAAATCGCTCAAGCCGGAAAGAATGTCTTATATGCGTGCGGCGAAGAATCCGTCGAGCAAGTGGGGTTGCGGGCGCACAGGCTCGGCCTCAAAGATGAGCCCATAGGGCTTCTCGCCGAAGTCGATGTGGACACAATCATTGCAACTGCGCTTTCACAACGTCCCGATATCTTGATTGTCGATTCGATTCAAACGGCGTTTACCGCCGAGCTATCGGGAGCCCCCGGCAGTGTCGGACAAGTCCGGGCCTGCGCGTCCGCGTTGATGCGTCTTGCCAAGGAACATGCTATTACGACGATTCTCGTCGGGCATGTCACGAAGGACGGGTCGATTGCCGGCCCGCGCGTGCTCGAACATATGGTCGATACCGTTTTGAACTTCGAGGGAGATAAAGACAATCTCTATCGTATAGTCCGCGCCGGAAAGAATCGTTTCGCCTCGACCAGCGAAATCGGCATTTTCGAGATGACGGGGGAAGGCCTTCTTCCCGTGCAGTCGCCCTCTCAAGCGTTTATCGAACGGCATGATGAGCCCATATCGGGTTCGGTGTATTTTGCGAGTTGCGAAGGAACGCGACCGTTGATCGTCGAGGTGCAAGCGCTCGTCACGAAAAGTTATCTTCCCGTTCCGCGCAGGCTGGCAAACGGTATCGATACCAGTCGGCTTTTGCAGGTGATAGCCGTGCTCGAACGTCGATCGGGCGTATCTTTTGCCAATAGGGACGTGATCGTATCGATTGCCGGCGGAGTGAGAATTTCTGAGCCCGCCGTCGATCTCGCTTTGGCACTGGCGCTTATTTCGGCGCAAAAAGACAGTGCGCTCGAGATAGACGCCGTCGCTTTCGGCGAAATATCTTTGACAGGTAAAATTCGTCGTGCCCCGTTGGCCGCTTCGCGCGAAAAAGAAGCACAGAGCATCGGATTTTCGACAATCTATTCCAGCAAACGAATTGATTCTGTCTCAGACTGCGCAAAGCTATTCAAGTAG
- the ispD gene encoding 2-C-methyl-D-erythritol 4-phosphate cytidylyltransferase, whose product MGGDNRHNKRDTVAIIAAGGNGTRLDASGGKQLLEVAGKPVLSWTVDAIAAAESVDEVIIACDPKRVAEYASAVSRSVSTRKRISFVPGGLTRQMSVYSALLEVKSHSIVIIHDGARPLIEPEVVEEAIETLREGKADALSGVVVGYPTIDTIKAVDESLIITSTPDRATLWNAQTPQVFWTDELYDAYEYARTHGVKGTDDASLMEQFGKKVVMIKGPRDNIKITLEEDIAFAQGILALRVRE is encoded by the coding sequence ATGGGCGGAGACAATCGACATAACAAACGTGATACCGTCGCGATTATAGCGGCCGGAGGCAATGGCACCCGACTGGACGCGTCCGGAGGCAAGCAACTCCTCGAAGTTGCCGGTAAGCCCGTGCTTTCATGGACCGTCGATGCGATTGCAGCGGCGGAGTCAGTCGATGAGGTTATCATCGCATGCGATCCGAAGCGCGTTGCCGAGTACGCCTCGGCTGTTTCTCGGTCGGTATCGACCCGAAAGAGAATAAGCTTCGTACCGGGTGGGCTGACAAGGCAGATGTCGGTTTACAGCGCGCTGCTTGAGGTTAAGTCGCATAGTATCGTCATAATTCACGATGGTGCGCGTCCGCTCATCGAACCTGAAGTCGTTGAAGAAGCCATTGAAACTTTGCGCGAGGGAAAAGCAGACGCCCTATCGGGCGTGGTCGTCGGGTACCCGACGATTGATACGATAAAAGCAGTCGACGAGAGTCTCATCATAACAAGCACTCCGGACAGGGCGACATTATGGAATGCCCAAACGCCCCAAGTGTTTTGGACGGATGAACTTTATGACGCATATGAGTATGCCCGAACGCACGGTGTAAAGGGAACTGACGACGCAAGCCTCATGGAGCAATTCGGTAAAAAAGTGGTCATGATCAAAGGTCCGCGTGATAATATCAAAATCACGCTTGAAGAAGACATAGCTTTCGCGCAAGGTATACTGGCTTTACGCGTACGAGAATAG
- a CDS encoding 2-C-methyl-D-erythritol 2,4-cyclodiphosphate synthase, whose product MLRIGLGYDVHAFAKGRKLILGGVEIEHTRGLLGHSDADVLAHALADAILGGLRQGDIGKLFPDTDPRYENADSLVLLARVGGLMRELGFELVDADCVVVAEEPKLAPYREAMRDKLSCALGVSVDRVGVKATTTEKLGFEGRQEGMAAQAVVLLNKND is encoded by the coding sequence ATGTTGCGCATTGGACTTGGGTATGACGTTCATGCCTTTGCAAAGGGGAGAAAGCTTATTCTCGGGGGCGTGGAAATCGAGCACACACGTGGTCTGCTCGGGCACTCCGATGCGGATGTGCTCGCCCACGCGCTCGCTGATGCGATTCTCGGCGGTCTGCGCCAAGGGGACATCGGTAAACTTTTTCCCGATACCGACCCGCGGTATGAAAACGCGGATTCTTTGGTGTTACTTGCCCGTGTCGGGGGCCTCATGCGCGAGCTGGGGTTCGAGCTTGTCGATGCCGATTGCGTCGTCGTCGCGGAGGAGCCGAAACTGGCACCTTATCGAGAGGCGATGAGAGATAAGCTGAGTTGCGCCTTAGGTGTAAGCGTCGATAGGGTGGGGGTCAAGGCGACAACGACTGAAAAACTCGGTTTTGAAGGTCGGCAAGAAGGAATGGCTGCGCAAGCGGTCGTCTTGTTGAATAAGAATGACTAG
- the cysE gene encoding serine O-acetyltransferase has product MLKTLREDIDAVKRRDPAHASTFSIILNYPGLHALWAHRINHAIHTAGLHTLARFGSQCVRFFTGIEIHPGATIGKRLFIDHGMGVVIGETTIIGDDVTLYQGVTLGGTGKETGKRHPTLGDNVIVGVGAAVLGAITIGESSKVGGGAVVIDDVPPNCTVVGVPGRIIVSDGQRVAEGAAKRHESLPDPVVEMMRCMSQRIEHLEKYIAHMRSLEVDALDPEPFVPIEPCKDAFDEEEQP; this is encoded by the coding sequence ATGTTGAAGACATTGCGCGAAGATATAGATGCGGTAAAACGACGCGACCCGGCGCATGCGAGCACATTTTCAATTATTCTCAATTATCCGGGGCTCCATGCTTTATGGGCCCATCGCATCAATCATGCAATACACACCGCCGGCTTGCATACTCTTGCTCGTTTCGGCTCGCAGTGCGTCCGGTTTTTCACCGGGATAGAAATCCACCCGGGTGCAACCATCGGAAAGAGATTGTTCATCGATCACGGTATGGGCGTCGTCATCGGAGAAACCACAATCATCGGGGACGATGTCACTCTCTACCAAGGGGTGACCCTGGGCGGAACGGGAAAAGAAACGGGGAAGCGTCATCCCACGCTCGGCGACAACGTCATCGTCGGAGTCGGAGCGGCCGTTCTCGGAGCGATAACCATCGGGGAAAGTAGCAAGGTCGGCGGTGGGGCGGTCGTCATCGATGATGTGCCGCCGAATTGCACCGTCGTCGGTGTACCGGGAAGAATTATCGTCTCCGACGGGCAACGTGTCGCCGAGGGTGCGGCGAAACGTCATGAGTCCCTGCCCGACCCGGTTGTCGAGATGATGCGCTGCATGAGTCAGCGTATCGAACATCTTGAAAAATATATCGCACATATGCGCAGCCTTGAGGTCGATGCGCTCGATCCGGAACCGTTTGTACCGATTGAGCCGTGCAAAGATGCCTTCGATGAAGAGGAGCAGCCGTAA
- a CDS encoding cysteine--tRNA ligase → MRLYNTLSRKKEEFIPRETGKVAMYVCGPTVYNHIHLGNARTFLSFDTIRRYLLWKGYDVTFIQNITDVDDKIIKRSQEEHRSFDEVASEYAQAFVDIMDEINVLPPTRRPKATETIPSMIGLIERLIESDHAYTIDGDVYFSVRSFPAYGKLSGRDVNDMRTGTRIEVDERKADSLDFALWKSAKPGEPSWESPWGKGRPGWHIECSTMSEAELGLPLDIHGGGVDLVFPHHENEIAQSEAATGKRFSTYWMHGGMLQVNSEKMSKSLNNFFLLKDVLKDYPTPVIRLFMLQTHYRSPLDFSDARLEEAKTALERLETFVRNAQWLAAKEPVESGAPQDEKTTFEKEIANAVAKFETEMDDDFNTAGALGAIFELMKAGNTYIADYEQRMDNRDRSLIENAAARAVDLLDVLGVEIEVPHPNESEYPLEVVSLARDSGGYVGDDAEEAIESLLATRATARSEKDWAVADGVRDGLSALGFTIEDTAAGARVIYNG, encoded by the coding sequence ATGAGACTTTACAACACGCTGAGCCGCAAAAAGGAAGAGTTCATTCCGCGTGAAACCGGCAAGGTCGCGATGTATGTATGCGGTCCGACGGTCTATAACCACATACATTTGGGCAACGCGCGTACTTTCCTTTCGTTTGATACCATCCGTCGGTATCTTTTGTGGAAGGGGTACGATGTGACATTCATCCAAAATATCACCGATGTCGATGACAAAATAATCAAACGGTCGCAAGAAGAACATCGTTCTTTCGATGAGGTCGCCTCCGAATATGCGCAAGCATTCGTAGACATTATGGACGAGATCAACGTATTGCCTCCTACGCGTCGTCCGAAAGCAACCGAGACGATTCCGTCCATGATCGGTTTGATCGAGCGTCTCATCGAGTCCGATCACGCTTATACAATCGACGGCGACGTCTACTTTTCAGTCAGAAGTTTTCCGGCGTATGGCAAGCTCAGCGGACGCGATGTTAATGACATGCGCACCGGTACACGCATAGAAGTGGATGAACGTAAAGCGGATTCGCTGGATTTCGCGTTGTGGAAGAGCGCGAAGCCGGGGGAGCCGAGTTGGGAAAGCCCCTGGGGAAAAGGCCGTCCCGGTTGGCATATCGAGTGTTCGACAATGAGCGAGGCGGAACTCGGTTTGCCCCTCGACATTCACGGCGGCGGTGTCGATTTGGTTTTTCCCCATCATGAAAATGAAATCGCGCAGTCCGAAGCGGCCACCGGTAAACGGTTTTCCACCTACTGGATGCACGGGGGCATGCTTCAAGTCAATTCGGAAAAAATGAGCAAATCACTCAACAACTTTTTTCTTCTCAAAGATGTACTGAAAGATTATCCCACACCGGTTATTCGTCTTTTCATGCTGCAGACGCACTACAGAAGTCCCCTCGATTTCTCCGATGCTCGTCTCGAGGAGGCGAAAACGGCACTTGAGCGACTTGAGACTTTCGTGCGCAACGCGCAGTGGCTGGCCGCAAAGGAGCCCGTCGAAAGTGGCGCTCCGCAAGATGAGAAGACCACATTTGAAAAAGAGATTGCGAATGCGGTTGCTAAGTTCGAAACAGAAATGGATGATGATTTCAACACGGCGGGTGCACTCGGTGCGATTTTCGAACTTATGAAAGCGGGCAATACCTACATTGCCGATTATGAGCAGCGGATGGATAACCGCGATCGGTCGCTCATTGAAAATGCTGCAGCGCGGGCGGTCGATTTGCTCGATGTCCTCGGTGTCGAGATCGAAGTTCCGCACCCAAACGAAAGTGAGTATCCCCTCGAGGTCGTCTCGCTTGCGCGAGACAGCGGTGGGTATGTCGGAGACGATGCGGAAGAGGCAATCGAGAGTTTGCTCGCTACGCGCGCAACGGCACGAAGTGAGAAAGACTGGGCGGTGGCCGATGGAGTCCGAGACGGGTTGAGCGCTTTGGGGTTCACCATAGAAGATACGGCGGCCGGCGCTCGCGTCATATACAACGGCTGA
- the rlmB gene encoding 23S rRNA (guanosine(2251)-2'-O)-methyltransferase RlmB, translated as MTMEKILIAQGTKPDKTLDDIKKRANKLQISMKEVRKQELDAMSDHGAHQGVIALAAPFRFTAIEEIIKRTKDAPDSLVIVLDHITDPGNLGAIVRSAEVIGAAGVVIPKRRMAAISPVAWKASAGAFAHVAVAQETNVARALIKLKDGGFWVAGASEHATQDVWRAPLNGKIALVMGSEGEGLARLTQQTCDFLVKLPQVGNVGSLNVAQATTAISYEWLRRIQLKAGQNVGE; from the coding sequence ATGACGATGGAAAAAATATTGATTGCGCAAGGGACGAAGCCGGACAAAACGCTCGATGACATCAAAAAGCGTGCGAACAAACTTCAGATCTCAATGAAAGAAGTTCGGAAGCAAGAACTGGATGCAATGAGTGACCACGGGGCGCACCAAGGCGTCATCGCGCTTGCCGCGCCGTTCAGATTCACCGCAATCGAAGAAATAATAAAGAGGACGAAAGATGCCCCCGATTCACTTGTGATAGTTCTCGACCACATCACCGACCCTGGAAATCTCGGAGCGATTGTGCGATCGGCCGAAGTGATCGGTGCTGCGGGAGTTGTCATTCCGAAACGTCGCATGGCTGCGATTTCTCCGGTTGCGTGGAAAGCCTCCGCCGGGGCATTCGCCCACGTAGCCGTCGCCCAAGAGACGAATGTCGCACGGGCATTGATCAAACTCAAAGACGGAGGATTCTGGGTGGCCGGCGCATCAGAGCACGCAACGCAGGATGTATGGCGGGCTCCGTTGAATGGCAAAATCGCTCTCGTCATGGGCTCCGAAGGTGAAGGCCTCGCTCGGCTCACACAGCAAACGTGCGATTTTCTCGTGAAATTGCCGCAGGTCGGAAATGTCGGATCGCTCAATGTCGCGCAGGCCACGACGGCGATTTCTTATGAGTGGCTGAGGCGTATTCAACTGAAGGCCGGGCAAAATGTCGGCGAGTAG
- a CDS encoding NYN domain-containing protein: MRQLIIDGYNVILQATPYSKLAERGDFELACEALISDATSFVGPQYRVTVVYDGTNNKFSTGEPQKIGGVTVIYSPYGQTADTVIERLAHEYRDRGDDVEVVTSDEQTQRAVMGERIVRRSSREFIEELGVGYSEFAENKESSPYSKVTLGQRISADAVELLRKIRDGEV; the protein is encoded by the coding sequence GTGAGACAACTCATCATCGATGGATATAATGTCATTTTGCAGGCCACGCCTTATTCTAAACTCGCCGAACGTGGCGATTTCGAACTCGCATGTGAGGCGCTGATTTCCGATGCGACCTCATTCGTCGGTCCGCAGTACAGGGTTACGGTCGTTTATGACGGTACGAATAACAAGTTCTCTACCGGTGAGCCTCAAAAAATCGGGGGGGTAACCGTCATCTATTCACCTTACGGACAAACGGCCGATACCGTCATCGAGAGACTTGCTCACGAGTATCGCGACAGGGGCGACGATGTCGAAGTCGTCACAAGCGACGAGCAGACCCAGCGAGCGGTCATGGGTGAGAGGATTGTGAGACGATCTTCACGCGAATTCATCGAGGAGCTCGGGGTGGGTTATTCCGAGTTTGCCGAGAACAAGGAGAGCTCACCGTATTCTAAGGTGACGCTTGGCCAAAGGATCAGTGCCGATGCCGTCGAGCTATTGAGAAAAATTCGCGATGGCGAAGTATAA
- a CDS encoding sigma-70 family RNA polymerase sigma factor — translation MAKYKYTDEELAIGSQGGNENFRKLLIARYKKVVLWLVSRHVHDDFLREDMCQEALLGFMRAIDTFSSTVGTQFNTYATVCVDNALKSALRKQKQYFRERSYEDKDVLDMDEMAIPGGEDALFSTSVAQDIREVLAQRLSELEYDALFYRAEGYSYKEIAEMLGCDVRAVGNALTRANKKARAILS, via the coding sequence ATGGCGAAGTATAAGTATACCGATGAAGAACTTGCGATCGGTTCGCAAGGCGGAAATGAGAACTTTCGAAAGTTGCTCATCGCACGGTACAAGAAGGTAGTTCTTTGGCTCGTTTCACGTCATGTGCACGATGATTTTCTTCGCGAGGACATGTGCCAGGAAGCGCTTCTCGGGTTCATGCGCGCAATCGACACGTTCTCGTCAACGGTAGGAACGCAGTTCAACACTTACGCAACCGTCTGTGTCGACAATGCTCTCAAGTCTGCGCTTCGAAAACAGAAACAATATTTCCGAGAGCGATCCTATGAAGATAAAGACGTTCTCGACATGGATGAGATGGCGATTCCGGGTGGGGAGGATGCACTGTTTTCAACTTCGGTCGCTCAAGATATCCGCGAAGTCTTGGCGCAACGATTGAGCGAACTGGAATACGACGCTCTTTTTTATCGCGCCGAAGGGTATTCATATAAGGAAATCGCCGAGATGCTCGGGTGCGACGTGCGCGCGGTGGGCAACGCATTGACGCGCGCGAATAAAAAGGCGCGTGCCATCTTATCGTAA
- the tuf gene encoding elongation factor Tu, producing the protein MAKKKFERTKPHVNIGTIGHVDHGKTTLTAAITKRQAEKGLAEATPFDQIDKAPEERERGITISIAHVEYETETRHYAHVDCPGHADYVKNMITGAAQMDGAILVIAATDGPMAQTREHILLARQVGVPHIVVFLNKCDMVDDEELIELVEMEVRELLDLNGFPGDDTPIIRGSALKALEGDPEWEKKIDDLLDAVDTFIPLPERDIEKPFLMAIEDVFTITGRGTVATGRVERGIVKVGEEVEIVGIMDTQKTIVTGLEMFRKLLDRAEAGDNVGVLLRGTKREDIERGQILCKPGSVTPHTVFEGQVYVLTKEEGGRHTPFFDGYRPQFYFRTTDITGIAHLPEGTEMVMPGDNVLVRGELIHPIAMEEGLKFAIREGGRTVGSGRVTKIIK; encoded by the coding sequence ATGGCAAAAAAGAAGTTCGAGCGTACTAAGCCGCACGTAAACATCGGTACAATCGGTCACGTTGACCACGGTAAGACCACTCTTACCGCAGCAATTACCAAGCGTCAGGCTGAAAAGGGATTAGCAGAGGCAACCCCCTTCGATCAAATCGATAAGGCGCCTGAAGAGCGCGAGCGCGGTATCACCATCTCAATCGCTCACGTCGAGTATGAGACCGAGACCCGTCACTACGCGCACGTCGACTGCCCGGGCCACGCCGACTATGTAAAGAACATGATTACCGGTGCTGCTCAGATGGACGGCGCGATTCTCGTAATCGCAGCGACAGACGGTCCTATGGCCCAGACTCGCGAGCATATCCTACTTGCTCGTCAAGTCGGCGTACCTCACATCGTCGTGTTCTTGAACAAGTGCGACATGGTGGACGACGAAGAGCTCATCGAGCTCGTCGAGATGGAAGTTCGCGAGCTCCTCGACCTCAATGGGTTCCCCGGTGACGACACTCCGATCATCCGCGGTTCCGCACTCAAGGCACTCGAAGGCGATCCCGAGTGGGAGAAGAAGATCGACGATCTCCTCGATGCAGTCGATACCTTCATTCCGCTACCTGAGCGCGATATCGAGAAGCCTTTCTTGATGGCTATCGAAGACGTATTCACCATCACCGGACGCGGTACCGTTGCAACCGGTCGTGTCGAGCGCGGCATCGTCAAAGTCGGAGAGGAAGTCGAAATCGTCGGAATCATGGACACTCAAAAGACCATCGTCACCGGTCTCGAGATGTTCCGCAAGCTCCTCGATCGTGCAGAGGCCGGCGACAACGTAGGTGTTCTTCTCCGCGGCACCAAGCGTGAGGACATCGAGCGCGGGCAGATTCTTTGCAAGCCGGGTTCAGTTACTCCTCACACCGTGTTCGAGGGCCAGGTTTACGTATTGACGAAGGAGGAAGGCGGACGTCACACTCCGTTCTTCGACGGATATCGTCCTCAGTTCTACTTCCGTACGACTGACATCACCGGTATCGCCCACCTTCCCGAGGGAACCGAAATGGTTATGCCCGGCGACAACGTTCTCGTTCGCGGCGAGCTCATTCACCCCATCGCCATGGAGGAAGGTCTCAAGTTCGCTATTCGCGAAGGCGGTCGTACCGTCGGTTCAGGTCGAGTGACGAAGATCATCAAATAG
- the rpmG gene encoding 50S ribosomal protein L33, with the protein MRTLVTLACADCKRRNYTTKKNKQNNPERIEFKKYCKWCQGHTVHKETR; encoded by the coding sequence ATGAGAACTTTGGTGACACTTGCTTGCGCGGATTGCAAGCGAAGAAATTACACCACTAAGAAGAATAAGCAGAACAATCCTGAGCGCATCGAGTTCAAGAAGTACTGCAAGTGGTGTCAGGGTCATACGGTACATAAAGAGACCCGCTAA